In Papaver somniferum cultivar HN1 chromosome 1, ASM357369v1, whole genome shotgun sequence, a genomic segment contains:
- the LOC113298557 gene encoding pentatricopeptide repeat-containing protein At2g17140-like, with translation MIEEDQAPAKYNTYQKKTNQNSNLSDHYHHYMDPTAKIIKALENNTTNPSLSWKLFKYLISSPSSIKFSFHFVIPTITQILIRAEMFQEMDQLHKLLLHLPPDVCRLSLISLTQTTARSGLLDKALSLFQSLRRNFPTEPPSIRLYNVLIESSVKLNQSGNVSDLYKDMLVAGVPPETYTFNLLISLFCDLGRLENARNLFDKMSLKGCKPNEYSFGILIGGYCKEGLGTEASQLFNDMRNSGCLPNRVIYNTLISYFCRECNIKEANRLEENMIKDGIFPDVVTYNSKISALCSMAKVIEASRLFLDMQKKDELGLPEPNIITFNIMLEGFYKVGMLLEAEDLVETMKRDGIFTKLESYNIRLSGLVRNGKLLEARLVLKDMFETGITPNIYSYNILIDGLCKEGLVSDARSVMDLMRNNGISPDTVTYSALLHGHCTKGKILGANSVLNEMVQYGCFPNSFTCNILLQSLWREGRISEAEILLQRMYERGHSLDTVTCNIVVDGLCKSEKLDEAIMIVDGMWTRGSASLGDLGNSFVGLVDNTNNGKKCVPDLITYSTLINGLCKAGRLDEAKKKFVEMKAKNVSPDSVVYETFIHGFCNQGKISSAIRVLRDMEKKGCKLSTQTYNSLISGLSSEQKTDAIYDLMKEMEMKGISPDVFTYNNLISSLCEGGRATDATSVLDKMLKNHVFPNVSSFKLLISALCKTRYYREAQEVFDIGLSICGHKESLYGLIVNELLAGRELSEAKGILGSAIDRGFDVEVFSYRDLIKDLCKEGKFVEARKILDKLIEKGYDFDPASFIPVIEGLGKEGNKHEADKLAKTMMGMDSEGRKDRKLYQKGFNDKKLNIRKLKKDGYGGNQWHTILHRDDGSGLAVRVLKRVQKGWGQGSISNVQPQKKEFLDYWEDT, from the exons ATGATAGAGGAAGACCAGGCTCCCGCCAAATATAACACCTACCAGAAGAAGAccaaccaaaattcaaatctgAGCGACCATTATCATCATTATATGGACCCAACTGCTAAAATCATTAAAGCTCTGGAAAACAACACAACAAATCCATCACTCTCATGGAAACTCTTCAAATACTTAATCTCATCTCCTTCTTCCatcaaattttcatttcattttgtaATACCAACCATCACCCAAATCCTTATTCGTGCCGAAATGTTTCAAGAAATGGATCAATTACATAAACTCCTTCTCCATCTGCCTCCCGATGTATGCCGGCTATCTCTTATTTCTCTTACCCAAACAACAGCTAGATCTGGTCTTTTAGATAAGGCTTTATCTCTATTTCAATCTCTTAGAAGGAATTTTCCAACTGAACCACCTTCTATACGTTTGTACAATGTACTTATTGAATCTTCGGTTAAGTTAAATCAATCAGGAAATGTTTCTGACTTGTATAAAGATATGCTTGTTGCTGGAGTTCCTCCGGAAACTTATACTTTTAATCTTTTGATTTCGTTATTTTGTGATTTGGGTCGTCTGGAAAATGCCCGTAActtgtttgataaaatgtctcTAAAGGGTTGTAAGCCAAATGAGTATAGTTTTGGGATTTTGATTGGTGGCTATTGTAAAGAGGGTCTTGGTACTGAAGCATCGCAGCTTTTCAATGACATGAGGAATTCTGGGTGTTTGCCGAATAGGGTAATATATAACACTTTAATTTCTTACTTTTGTAGGGAGTGTAATATCAAGGAAGCGAATAGATTGGAAGAGAATATGATAAAGGATGGTATATTTCCTGATGTTGTTACTTACAATTCAAAGATTTCTGCTCTTTGTAGTATGGCAAAGGTTATTGAAGCTTCGAGATTATTTCTAGATATGCAAAAGAAGGATGAGTTGGGGTTGCCTGAACCTAATATCATCACGTTTAATATAATGCTCGAAGGGTTTTATAAGGTAGGGATGTTGTTGGAAGCCGAGGACTTAGTTGAGACTATGAAAAGagatggtattttcacaaaattggaAAGTTATAACATTAGGTTGTCGGGTTTGGTGAGGAATGGAAAGTTGTTAGAAGCAAGGCTGGTGCTGAAAGATATGTTTGAGACAGGCATAACTCCAAACATATACTCCTATAACATCCTGATTGACGGATTATGCAAAGAGGGTCTTGTCTCTGATGCAAGATCGGTGATGGATTTGATGAGAAACAATGGGATTTCACCAGATACAGTAACTTATAGTGCTTTACTACATGGTCATTGCACTAAAGGGAAAATATTAGGAGCCAATAGTGTATTAAACGAGATGGTGCAGTATGGGTGTTTTCCTAACTCCTTCACTTGCAATATCTTGTTACAGAGTCTGTGGAGAGAAGGTAGAATCTCAGAAGCAGAGATATTGCTGCAGAGGATGTATGAAAGAGGACACAGTTTAGATACAGTGACTTGCAATATCGTGGTCGATGGTCTATGCAAAAGTGAGAAGTTAGACGAGGCAATTATGATTGTAGATGGAATGTGGACCCGTGGAAGTGCTTCCCTTGGTGATCTCGGAAACTCATTTGTTGGGTTAGTAGATAATACTAATAATGGGAAGAAATGTGTTCCTGACTTGATCACATATTCCACCTTAATCAATGGGTTATGCAAGGCTGGGAGGTTAGATGAAGCTAAAAAGAAGTTCGTTGAGATGAAGGCTAAGAATGTGAGTCCTGATTCAGTTGTCTACGAGACTTTTATACACGGTTTCTGCAATCAGGGAAAGATCTCATCTGCAATTAGAGTTCTAAGGGACATGGAGAAGAAGGGATGCAAACTTAGTACTCAAACCTACAATTCTTTGATCTCAGGCTTAAGTAGCGAACAGAAGACAGATGCAATCTATGATCTCATGAAGGAAATGGAAATGAAAGGAATTTCTCCCGATGTCTTCACTTATAATAACTTGATTAGCTCTCTGTGCGAAGGAGGAAGAGCAACTGATGCTACTTCAGTCCTGGACAAAATGTTGAAGAATCATGTCTTTCCTAATGTGTCTTCTTTTAAGTTATTGATCAGTGCGCTTTGTAAGACTCGCTATTATAGAGAAGCTCAGGAAGTATTTGATATTGGTTTGAGTATTTGTGGTCATAAGGAATCTCTTTATGGATTAATAGTTAACGAGTTACTTGCTGGTAGAGAACTTTCAGAAGCTAAGGGGATACTCGGATCTGCAATAGATAGAGGCTTTGATGTTGAGGTCTTCTCATACAGAGATCTGATTAAGGACCTCTGCAAGGAAGGGAAATTCGTGGAGGCCCGTAAGATACTTGATAAGTTGATTGAGAAAGGTTATGACTTTGACCCTGCATCATTTATCCCGGTAATTGAGGGATTGGGCAAGGAAGGGAACAAACACGAGGCTGACAAACTTGCAAAGACTATGATGGGGATGGATTCAGAAGGAAGGAAGGACAGGAAGTTGTATCAGAAAGGATTTAACGACAAGAAATTGAACATTAGGAAGCTCAAGAAAGATGGTTATGGTGGGAATCAATGGCACACAATATTGCACAG AGATGATGGGAGTGGACTTGCAGTGAGAGTTCTTAAGCGGGTGCAGAAAGGTTGGGGCCAAGGAAGCATATCAAATGTGCAGCCACAGAAGAAAGAATTTCTTGACTACTGGGAGGATACTTAA
- the LOC113332349 gene encoding uncharacterized protein LOC113332349 encodes MDEIINRIREKSHKLRGRERAMRYKILQELSDRVHATEQVMEEIPLNPTEPNVVENTIEQVMEDNPLNPNEQNVIENNALGMLDIIIINQLSDDNIEKQVNLLVSKFEPGGLKLEDLLNLMMKNASKFPERHFTFGMAIEYLLNSFPNQKVMLRETLFTWFQQDQRLLRLLAELMILGVLHDDQVIDIIQIWAVKCTSDQDLLNDLREFCNMSSRKLDAMAKKTKKRFKRCVKFLLKFKSGFWVPVDAEDVASAGQETSSSTASLELEKEGNNSTEVNEDRNKKRRRIEEKMPEWGKSRLAMGLLSSQLLMRQTKRGILLFFVLCRLQLNCSTILICEPD; translated from the exons ATGGATGAAATTATAAACAGAATCAGGGAGAAATCACATAAACTTCGTGGTAGAGAAAGAGCAATGCGTTATAAGATTTTGCAAGAACTCTCAGATAGGGTTCATGCTACTGAACAGGTCATGGAAGAGATTCCTTTAAACCCGACTGAACCGAATGTGGTTGAGAACACTATTGAACAGGTCATGGAAGACAATCCTTTAAACCCGAATGAACAGAATGTGATTGAGAATAATGCCTTGGGCATGCTAGACATTATTATCATAAATCAATTATCAGATGATAATATCGAGAAACAAGTAAATCTGTTAGTCTCCAAGTTCGAGCCCGGAGGTTTAAAACTAGAGGATCTTCTGAACTTAATGATGAAGAATGCATCAAAGTTTCCAGAAAGACACTTTACATTTGGCATGGCAATCGAGTATCTGTTGAATTCATTTCCCAATCAAAAGGTCATGTTGAGGGAAACTCTTTTCACTTGGTTTCAGCAAGATCAAAGGCTGTTAAGGCTTTTGGCTGAGCTTATGATCCTAGGAGTTCTTCATGACGATCAGGTTATTGATATTATTCAG ATATGGGCCGTTAAGTGCACAAGTGACCAAGATTTACTCAACGACTTGCGTGAGTTCTGCAATATGAGCAGCCGAAAGCTGGATGCAATGGCTAAGAAGACAAAGAAACGCTTTAAGCGATGCGTGAAGTTTTTGCTAAAGTTCAAAAGTGGCTTCTGGGTTCCCGTTGATGCTGAGGAT GTGGCTTCTGCTGGACAAGAGACCAGTTCATCGACTGCCAGCTTGGAACTTGAGAAAGAAG GTAATAATTCTACAGAAGTAAATGAGGATAGAAAtaaaaaaaggaggagaattgaGGAAAAGATGCCCGAATGGGGCAAGTCTCGTCTTGCAATGGGTCTTTTAAGCTCCCAGCTCTTAATGCGTCAAACAAAG AGGGGCATACTGTTATTCTTCGTTTTATGCCGACTGCAGCTGAATTGCAG TACGATATTAATCTGCGAACCAGACTGA